The stretch of DNA TTGAAATGGCCCGGTTTTGTAGAGTTTGACGATGTTAACGGAAAGGTCCTAACTTACTCTGCACAGGATAGGTATCTTCCTCATTTACTACTCTATTTTAGTCTACTATAGTGTTGTTCCCATTGTTTATTAGAGACAATAATTAATTTGGTCCTTGAGTTTTATAACCGGGAATCATGCACAGATTCCATTTTGACGCCATTTGTGGGATGTTGAAGTGGACCGTTAAGTGCCACATGGCATGTTATCATGGTTTGACAATGCTACGAGTCACAAAATGATTTTCTAACTGGCATGCCACGTCATTTGATAGGTTATTATTTTGAGACACGTGACACTTAACTGTCCGGGTCAACATCCTATCAAGGTGTCAAAACGGAATCTATGAGAAGGATTAACTTGATTCACGGTTATAAAACTTCTAGGAACCAAATTGATCAGTTGAAAATTCGAGAACCAAATTGATCAGCGGATGAAAACTCACTACCAAATTGATTGTTATTTCCTGCTTATTCTGTCTAACCACATTCATGAAATGGTATCAGTGTATACAAGGTCTTTGATCTTAAAAACTATACATTGTTATACTCCATCTCAGATAGGCATGTTCAAGAAATCAAGATCAGGTACATTCTCTTCTTTGGATTGATTTCCAGATTCAAGTTCCATTGTACTAAGTAGCCTCTCTAAGTCTGCTCCTAGGTTCTGTATTCCGGATACAAATGGCTTGTTCACTTGATCCAGAtgtttttgtgaaattcttcaaTATTCCTAACTAATTTATCTAATAGTTTGAGTTCCATGATAAACCTTTTTGGAAGTCTAAAGCTTCTTTCAGCTaatgttaatttatttattaggaCACAAGtgcatattaaaattagtaataacaCTTGTAGATTTTTAAGCGCCATAAGGATTTTTTCCTGATgggtattttattttataatatgctGCTAACTCAGAATTTTATGTCACTATTTCTTTCTGGAACTGTTATTTCTCGGCATTTTCAGACACTTTTAAGTGTGCCTTGCATCAGTCTTTTTCAACTAACATAACTGGTCTTTGTAAAATTTTTGGCAATGTACAATCTACGTGAAACATTGGTGTATCATTTTGGAGCTTAATTAGTTGATCATTTGTTGCAGCCCTGGTATCatgttattaattttcaataGATCCAGCGGCCATATTCCCCTTCAGATTCTGTCCATCGAAGATGGCACAGTCCTCAAATCATTCAATCACCTACTTCATCGGAATAAAAAGGTGGATTTCATAGAGCAATTCAATGAAAAGCTTCTGGTCAAGCAAGAAAATGAGAACCTTCAGATTCTTGACGTATGCCTtgcttttattgttttattatcattttttttgggGGGGTTTTGCTGATAAGTGTGCCAGGGAGTTCTTTAAGGATACAAAAGTTGAAGGTTAagtttttcttgcatttaatgtTATTTAAAAGTTTTGTATCCTTAAAGAGAGCCTCCATTTTTAATATAATGTCTTTTTTTACTTCtcttttaaaactaatttatggATGTCTGaaagtaatttattttatttgtaggtTCGAAATGCTGAACTGACAGAGATAAGCAGAACTGAGTTCATGACTCCATCAGCATTTATCTTCCTATATGAGAATCAACTGTTCCTTACTTTCAGAAACCGAACAGTTTCTGTGTGGAACTTTCGCGGAGAACTTGTTACGTCATTTGAGGATCACCTGTTATGGCATCCTGATTGCAATACAAATAACATATACATAACAAGTGATCAAGATCTGATCATATCTTATTGCAGGGCTGATTCCGATGTTCAATGGTTGGAAGGAAATGGTAATTCCCTTTGAGCTTAGTTCTTTAGTTTCTAAACATATTAATCATGAACAACTTTCAATTTGCGAAAGTGATTTAATATCATTATAATTTGCCTCGTAATGCAGCTGCTGGCTCCATTAATGTCAGCAATATCTTGACCGGGAAATGTCTCGCTAAAATTAATGCGTCGAACAGCAGCACCAAATCAGATGAGTGTAGTGGAACCAGTTGCAGTTGTCGGCGCAATCATTCATCTCAAATAAGGAGCACTGTGGCGGAGGCTTTGGAGGACATAACTGCCCTCTTTTACGATGAAGATCGAAATGAGATATATACCGGTAACAGACATGGTCTCATCCATGTATGGTCTAACTAAATACaatattttcatgttttctatGTGCCGTACAGATCAAGGAACCCCATGTTCCGCATTTTGTGCTTTTGAGCTGTGATTTGATAGCTGGGGAAGAACACACACAGAGAGACAAAATTTATGTAGGAAAATTGTACCTATCTCCAACTTCAAGCACATTTTTGTGTCTCTTTATCTCTGTACCTCTGTCCAGTCCTAGCTACCGAGCTCAACGTTTATGATGGGATCGTTACAGGCAATGTACCATTTGTTCATGTGTTGTTAAGTAGCAATCGGTGATATGCATAGGACCAGTTGGAGTGAATTAGTTACTtgagtaacaaaaaaaaaatgatacatattatatattttttactttgattttaGGTTCAAAGGGTTTTGGGTGTATAGTGCAATGAATATTTTAGGTCTATGAGACAGATGAGACATTGTACTTGTATTCTAATGATTTCTTGGAATTCAAAGGTGGTAACTGTGTGTGTTGAAAAGGCACATTACATGTGTTTTTGCCTCATGAGTTGAAGACATGAACATGTGAACAATAGTTGTAGTGCTATTCTAAGTTTTGCATGCATCTACacctttttcattttcatgCTAACTCAGGAAAAGCCTATAAATCTCATTTCGGTTTAGTTTggtttaatttgattatatttaaAGAACTAAACCAGTACCAACTTGCTGGTTTGGATTGATTTGGTTTTCGAGTTTCTATTGAAGTTTTATAGAGGGAAAAACAAAACAAGCTTAGCTCATAGGAAATTAGTATATGTTACTCCCTTCATTCTTAATTTAAGtgtcaactttatttttttgtgtatttatttTCACAAATAATTTTCTACTTAGCAAATCAATATAAGCATTAACtttcttttttcaatcataAGGCCTAACTTAACaagcaagaaaaaataaattaatgaagTAATTAAAGAGAATAATTATCAGAGAATAAATTAATGAAGTAATTAAAGAGAATAATTATCAGAGAGTAGATATTGTCATTTCTAAATTAATGATATGCCTTTTATTTAAGGAATTTTATTCTCAATACAAAGTTCATttccaacaaattaaaattacaatgagattacctaaaataaattgataatgaATGAGCTACAGTTAACCAAGGCATTATTTTTGACCGTCTCAAGATTGTTACATTTGTTCTGTCTCGGTTTTAgttaagtatttatttttaaatatNNNNNNNNNNNNNNNNNNNNNNNNNNNNNNNNNNNNNNNNNNNNNNNNNNNNNNNNNNNNNNNNNNNNNNNNNNNNNNNNNNNNNNNNNNNNNNNNNNNNtagtctttctagcatctggtctatgaatggtaaaggaaaatgatcctttctagtggctgtattgagccttctataatcaatgcacatacgccaccctgtaactgtcattgtaggaaccagttcatttttctcattatgaaccactgtcatgcctcctttcttagggacaacttggacagggcttacccaggggctatcagaaataggataaataatcctagcctctagtaatttagtgacctccttctgcaccacctccatCATGgatggattcagccgcctctgtggttgaactactggattagcatcatcctccaataggatcttgtgcatgcatctggctgggctaatgcccttaagatcactgatggaccactcaagagctgtcttgtgtgtccttagcacttgaatt from Arachis duranensis cultivar V14167 chromosome 4, aradu.V14167.gnm2.J7QH, whole genome shotgun sequence encodes:
- the LOC127746773 gene encoding uncharacterized protein LOC127746773, with the protein product MEGRRISARYSSRRIVASKGGRRRRASSNGSVNHNSIVKKLQSREICPKPHRAFATTTAHQRFSTMRLVQEYDTHDRKPSSTNSSSSSSPSSILPFFMKRSKLVEIVAAKNLVFALCHSGLCAAFSRDTNERVCFLNVSPDEVIRSLFYNKNNDSLITVSVYASENFSSLKCRSTGIEYIRRGRPDDGFPLFESESLKWPGFVEFDDVNGKVLTYSAQDSVYKVFDLKNYTLLYSISDRHVQEIKISPGIMLLIFNRSSGHIPLQILSIEDGTVLKSFNHLLHRNKKVDFIEQFNEKLLVKQENENLQILDVRNAELTEISRTEFMTPSAFIFLYENQLFLTFRNRTVSVWNFRGELVTSFEDHLLWHPDCNTNNIYITSDQDLIISYCRADSDVQWLEGNAAGSINVSNILTGKCLAKINASNSSTKSDECSGTSCSCRRNHSSQIRSTVAEALEDITALFYDEDRNEIYTGNRHGLIHVWSN